Sequence from the Cryptococcus neoformans var. neoformans JEC21 chromosome 1, complete sequence genome:
GGGGACATGGtggggggagggggacaggggaagtggaggaacCAAACAGTGAGTCGTACAGATTGACGAGACGAAAGAAAACAACCGTGCGTACATCGTGTAAACCACGCGAGAAGGGTCAAATCCGCATGGCAATCACGCGGAAACCCACTTGCCCCAATCAGCCAATCACGTCCTTCCATTCCCACGCATGTGGCGAATCGCATATCTTGCTATAGACACTGCTCTGTGCAACGAATGTGCATACAATGGTCTCAAGAGCCTTAGTAGTCATTAACGCACACCCGCGCTGCTTGCAGTGTTCATTCATATGCATACCTATAAGACAGATCGTCGTCCATCCCATCCCGCCCACAGTCTTTTATGTATCTTAgagttcttctttgactttCACATCGTCTGCTGGGCTATCTGGTACGTCCGGCCAGCAGAGAGCAGGACTGGTGATCTTGAATCTATACTCGCATTTTTCGGGTTCAGAAACCGAAATAAGGGCGTTGGAGGTACCGCAAGAGAGATCAACGGTGACACTTCGATTAGGACCGTTCCAGCACTTGGCTCCGTTTTTGTACAGTTGTTGAGAGTAGTAGCCAAAAGAGCCTTGTTCTGCAGCAGTGTTCCATTGGTTGAACGATCTACCTGTGGCTTTAGTTGCAGTCATTACCCTAGGAAACTTCACATACCCAAGATTATTGGAAGACTTGTCCTTGTTACTTTTTTGAGTAGCCTTTCCGAAGAAGCAGAGTTCGTAGGTATAGCTGGTACAACCTCATGAGCACAGCATGATCAATCAACAGCCTTTACTCACTCTCCCACAACTTTGTCAACACAGGTTCCatcaagcttcttccattcACCCTCCGGGCCGTAGTGGAATTCCATGTTCTTAAGAGTATCCTCGGTGTTACGGATAGCGCCATTTAACTTGACAAGCTCATTGTTGAGCAGCCTGTGTTTCTCCCTTGCAGCGGCAGCCTCTGCCGGAATAATTAGCTCTACGTCCTTAACCTGCCACAAGCACTTACGCGGGCCGTCTCCGCTGGATGTTTTAGCCTTGGATCGACCAGCGAGACCGAAACGAATCATCCAGTCGATGGCGACATCTCTTACATGTTCCCAAGAGCCATAAAGAGAGTCAGGAATGTACTCGTCAAGTTTCCACACTATAATAAGTCAGCACGAGCTTATGCGATGCTTCGGAACTCACAGAGGCTAgtcccatcatcttcctcatcctcttcgttTTCATCTGTTGTATCGGAAAGCAGCAAAGCCTCCAAgtcctccttttccagttcctcgagctcttcctcagtgatttcttcctccttatcatcctcttcgttcTGCTCTTTTTtcacctccatctccccttcactctctccctctcggTACTTGATCCCAGTTAATTCCTCGTATCCCACAACGGCAGCCTTAACGGCCATATCTTGGTAGTTCGGATTGTATCCCTTAGCCATTTCACGAAGGAGTGAATGGAGAGATTCGATTTCGGCCTCAAGACTGCTTGTCTTCGATCGAAGGCGGGCGAGAGCGAGGCGATGTGACAGGAGGGATATATATACAGCTACAGAGAGTCATTGGTATCTGAGAAATATATTGGTGAAATTTGGCGTACGTGATTGTTTCTTTCGTTCAAGATCCTCCTGGCTGCGAGCCTCGGTCTTGTCGAGAATCGCTAACGTAGATCAGCACCTTCAATTCAACTAGCAGTAGACCATCTAACGAAATTTACCCTTTGCCTTGGCAACCTCTTGCTCTTTGGTTACAAGCtcctgcctcttccttgcaaggtcttcttccagtcttttcttttcaccTTGAGCCCATTTGATGTATGTTCCTCGGACTTTAGCACCCTGTAACCGCTGTCAATTTTGAAGGAATATTGAACACAGAAAATCACTTACTGTTTTTCTGATTTTTTCAGAAGCCTCTTTGGCGGCCCTCCATTCCTTACCAATAGCTTCGCAGTTATTTGGGCAAGCCCCGGTGGCCCATTCGTCTGAGCCATCGCAACATTCGGGCTCTGTATAATATCAGCTACATCTTGAGCTCCTTGGCAATGAACAGTGTTACTTACCACATAAACCATCATTGACTCTACTCTTTCTTACCGAGCCAGGGATGTGTCCCTCATTCTTGCACCAGAACAGACCGTTGCTGCAGGCTGCAGTTCCTGGTTCATCTGAACCATCTGGGCAGTCACAATAGTCGTCATTGATGGCCGAAAAGGGGATAGACTTCGAGCTATCAAGGCAGTGGAAAAGGCC
This genomic interval carries:
- a CDS encoding endoplasmic reticulum protein, putative gives rise to the protein MKDSAILISLLFSLLLFTPVTFAAQEEQKVVVPSQIQGLNPSLYDKYEPTKSGLFHCLDSSKSIPFSAINDDYCDCPDGSDEPGTAACSNGLFWCKNEGHIPGSVRKSRVNDGLCEPECCDGSDEWATGACPNNCEAIGKEWRAAKEASEKIRKTGAKVRGTYIKWAQGEKKRLEEDLARKRQELVTKEQEVAKAKAILDKTEARSQEDLERKKQSPVYISLLSHRLALARLRSKTSSLEAEIESLHSLLREMAKGYNPNYQDMAVKAAVVGYEELTGIKYREGESEGEMEVKKEQNEEDDKEEEITEEELEELEKEDLEALLLSDTTDENEEDEEDDGTSLLWKLDEYIPDSLYGSWEHVRDVAIDWMIRFGLAGRSKAKTSSGDGPQAAAAREKHRLLNNELVKLNGAIRNTEDTLKNMEFHYGPEGEWKKLDGTCVDKVVGDYTYELCFFGKATQKSNKDKSSNNLGSFNQWNTAAEQGSFGYYSQQLYKNGAKCWNGPNRSVTVDLSCGTSNALISVSEPEKCEYRFKITSPALCWPDVPDSPADDVKVKEEL